The proteins below come from a single Halobacillus salinarum genomic window:
- a CDS encoding helix-turn-helix domain-containing protein produces the protein MQLGKRIYVYRKLHNYTLHRLTGDKISTAHLSKIENNYRIPGRHILKSLSEKLELPESFLQDSSVKDAEVHSILSQIHLFIIQDMEKADPLIHMIDLHYYEYLACIEQEVYFLLLKAAYYYKNDQNDQALHLYEHYLVHYLADADYSAWPLFLKGAYYYFFGIHYYQLGDYDQSFHSYKSYLEVTDSLPVKAALTYNLGFLSRIKGENDTALNYCKQALSYYDILKLPKDQSMTYNLVGVIHWSQENYAEAMNYLEKAETLSLQTEDKNLLAQIYHNKAIILRKQQLEEQAIPYLEKTLQLKKSQNKNPMITYHTLCRNYLALGKLEKAKETFKEAEDYIRNDMDYYKLLDSFLDYYKYTNEQALYEKGLMDCIDFFKEKTNNDLLKSQYKKLGYYYYENNKYKRASECFLSLLELNESN, from the coding sequence ATGCAGCTGGGAAAAAGAATCTATGTATACCGAAAGCTCCATAATTATACGCTGCACCGGCTGACAGGTGATAAGATTTCCACTGCTCATTTAAGCAAAATAGAAAACAATTACAGAATTCCCGGGCGTCATATTCTGAAATCTTTATCAGAAAAGCTGGAACTCCCAGAATCTTTCCTGCAGGATAGTAGTGTAAAAGACGCGGAAGTCCATTCCATACTTTCTCAAATCCATCTTTTTATTATTCAGGATATGGAAAAAGCCGACCCTTTAATCCATATGATCGATTTACACTATTACGAATATTTGGCATGTATAGAACAGGAAGTTTATTTCCTGCTTCTTAAAGCTGCCTATTATTATAAGAATGACCAAAATGACCAAGCTTTACATTTATATGAACACTACTTAGTTCATTATTTAGCCGATGCAGATTATTCTGCTTGGCCGCTTTTTTTAAAAGGGGCTTATTATTATTTCTTTGGTATCCATTACTATCAGTTAGGAGATTATGATCAAAGCTTTCACAGCTACAAATCCTATTTGGAAGTCACTGACTCCCTGCCTGTAAAAGCGGCTCTTACTTATAATCTCGGGTTCCTTTCCAGAATAAAAGGGGAAAACGACACAGCCCTTAATTATTGTAAACAAGCCCTGAGCTACTACGATATCTTAAAACTCCCTAAGGACCAAAGTATGACCTATAATCTAGTTGGTGTCATTCACTGGAGCCAGGAAAATTATGCAGAAGCGATGAATTATTTAGAAAAAGCGGAAACTCTCTCATTGCAAACAGAAGATAAGAATCTCCTTGCGCAAATTTACCATAACAAGGCGATTATTCTGCGAAAACAACAGCTTGAAGAACAGGCCATCCCCTATTTGGAAAAGACTTTACAATTGAAAAAGAGCCAAAATAAAAACCCGATGATTACTTATCACACGTTATGCAGAAATTATCTTGCCCTGGGAAAATTAGAAAAAGCGAAAGAAACCTTCAAAGAAGCTGAAGATTACATCCGCAATGACATGGATTATTATAAATTACTTGATTCATTTCTAGATTATTATAAATATACAAACGAGCAGGCTCTCTATGAAAAAGGCTTAATGGATTGCATCGATTTTTTTAAAGAGAAAACGAACAATGATCTCTTAAAATCCCAATACAAGAAGCTTGGTTATTACTATTATGAAAACAACAAATACAAACGCGCCTCGGAATGCTTCTTATCCTTACTGGAATTGAATGAAAGCAATTAA
- a CDS encoding DUF1002 domain-containing protein, protein MNKKIALFFLSVVVLAGSVFPGISFASTNDQGINEKLGLPIVVYGEALSQSQKEEVAKLLEVDQHEQVDEFTVTGQDIAKYIGGNPNSNMYSSVKIIHKEDGNGLNIDIVTPENITQVTKEMYTNALLTAGVENADVLVASSVKVSGHSALTGIYKAYDAKGVKLDKDRMKVASDELDVATSIADKEGVDQEKVSQLLTEIKKQIAEQNPATKEEVEQIVKDQLNQLNIQLSPEDRQRLVDLFEQMRNLNIDFDKVRSQLDDLTGSLQNLMNDDGFWNKLTSAIKSFFASLSSFVNSLFS, encoded by the coding sequence TTGAATAAGAAGATTGCGTTGTTTTTCTTATCTGTTGTAGTGCTGGCAGGTTCTGTTTTTCCTGGCATCAGTTTTGCTTCCACGAACGACCAGGGGATCAATGAAAAGCTTGGCTTGCCAATTGTTGTTTATGGAGAAGCTTTATCTCAATCTCAGAAAGAAGAGGTAGCGAAGCTTCTGGAAGTAGATCAGCATGAACAGGTAGATGAATTTACTGTTACGGGTCAGGATATTGCCAAATACATCGGCGGAAATCCAAATTCAAATATGTATTCATCAGTGAAAATAATTCACAAAGAAGATGGTAACGGACTTAATATTGATATTGTGACACCAGAAAATATTACTCAAGTGACGAAAGAAATGTACACCAATGCTTTACTTACTGCCGGAGTGGAAAATGCGGACGTATTAGTTGCTTCATCTGTTAAAGTGAGCGGTCATTCCGCCTTAACAGGAATCTATAAGGCTTACGATGCTAAAGGAGTCAAGCTGGACAAGGATCGTATGAAGGTTGCTAGTGACGAACTGGATGTTGCAACATCCATTGCTGACAAAGAAGGGGTCGATCAGGAAAAAGTAAGCCAGCTTCTTACGGAAATAAAAAAACAGATTGCCGAACAAAACCCGGCAACGAAAGAAGAAGTAGAGCAGATTGTAAAAGACCAGCTGAACCAGTTAAATATTCAGTTAAGTCCCGAAGACAGACAGAGACTAGTTGATTTATTTGAGCAAATGAGAAATTTAAACATCGACTTCGACAAAGTTAGAAGTCAATTAGATGATTTAACTGGAAGTCTTCAGAACCTAATGAATGATGATGGTTTTTGGAACAAACTTACCTCTGCAATTAAGAGCTTTTTTGCTTCTTTAAGCAGCTTTGTAAATTCATTATTCAGCTAA
- a CDS encoding DoxX family protein, with product MAILKKIGLYIFAAGFFFAGVAHFIYDEGFAQMLPDWTPIRLEIVYMSAITEWLLSLLLVFPQTRRAAGIATAVFLIAVLPANIYAAIYGIPAPWSNETSELALWIRPFFQPILIWWVLVVSKDSNSF from the coding sequence ATGGCCATTTTGAAGAAAATCGGGCTTTACATTTTTGCGGCTGGCTTTTTTTTCGCTGGTGTCGCTCACTTTATTTATGATGAGGGATTTGCCCAAATGCTCCCGGATTGGACTCCTATTCGACTTGAAATTGTGTATATGTCAGCGATTACCGAATGGCTCCTGTCTCTGCTTCTTGTTTTTCCGCAGACGCGAAGAGCAGCAGGCATTGCTACCGCTGTGTTTCTCATTGCTGTGCTGCCTGCCAACATCTATGCTGCCATTTACGGAATCCCGGCTCCATGGAGTAATGAGACAAGTGAGCTGGCGCTTTGGATCCGCCCTTTTTTCCAGCCTATTCTCATCTGGTGGGTGCTCGTAGTGTCTAAGGATTCGAACTCCTTTTAA
- a CDS encoding type 1 glutamine amidotransferase domain-containing protein, with the protein MRLENKKVIALVSKDFEDLELWYPVLRLQEEGAEVHLVGEEAGKEYPGKYGVPAVSDYAFADINPADYDGILVPGGWSPDKLRRYSEVIAMVRHMNDHEKPIGQICHAGWVLISAGILEGRNVTSTPGIKDDMTNAGAVWHNEPVVKDGHLISARRPPDLPPYAKAFADLLAD; encoded by the coding sequence ATGCGCCTGGAAAATAAAAAAGTAATTGCGCTGGTAAGTAAAGACTTCGAAGATTTGGAACTTTGGTATCCTGTGCTCCGTTTACAGGAAGAAGGAGCGGAAGTCCACCTTGTTGGAGAAGAGGCGGGTAAGGAATACCCTGGTAAATACGGTGTCCCAGCCGTATCGGACTATGCATTTGCAGATATTAACCCAGCCGATTACGATGGAATTCTCGTTCCTGGAGGCTGGTCTCCCGATAAACTGCGCCGCTACTCTGAAGTGATTGCCATGGTTCGACACATGAATGACCATGAAAAGCCAATTGGACAGATCTGCCACGCAGGATGGGTGTTGATTTCTGCAGGAATTCTGGAAGGCAGGAATGTGACGAGTACACCGGGCATTAAGGATGATATGACAAATGCGGGGGCAGTATGGCATAACGAGCCCGTCGTAAAGGATGGACACCTCATTTCTGCCAGACGTCCACCTGACCTCCCACCATATGCAAAAGCTTTTGCTGATCTCTTAGCCGATTAG
- a CDS encoding acyl-CoA dehydrogenase family protein, with amino-acid sequence MKAVKDIFNQWIKNDRQHRLFEKAAKIAETAKAQVKVTDRDADFSPETLRVIKGEKYPSLSLPLNYGGEDISLYELLLLQEKIAEGDGAAALSIGWHLGIVMELNEEQLWKKSQFEKLAKEIAGDQKVVNRAASEPATGSPTRGGIPETKAVRSGDIYVVTGRKTFTSMAEQLDYYIVSAYVEDLDQVGWFLIDRHQPGIRVDKTWDTLGMRGTASHDLVLEEVELDVESLVEMKGEGKPAPKGWLLHIPACYLGIAVAARNDAIEFAKSFQPNSLDTPISETAHIQDKIGEMEWKLIQAHSFMYATARKWDEEPENRRYMGSELATVKLAVTNAANDVVDLAMRIAGGRGLSKKYPFEKYYRDVRAGLHNPPMDDAVLRMLAGKALED; translated from the coding sequence GTGAAAGCAGTGAAGGATATTTTTAATCAATGGATCAAAAATGATCGGCAGCATCGCTTATTCGAAAAAGCGGCTAAAATAGCTGAAACAGCGAAAGCTCAAGTGAAGGTTACTGACCGTGATGCAGACTTTTCCCCGGAAACGTTACGAGTAATAAAAGGTGAAAAGTACCCTTCACTGAGTCTTCCATTGAATTATGGTGGAGAAGATATTTCTCTTTATGAACTATTACTTTTGCAGGAAAAAATAGCTGAAGGGGATGGGGCAGCAGCTTTATCCATTGGCTGGCACCTGGGAATTGTCATGGAGTTGAATGAAGAGCAGCTCTGGAAGAAAAGTCAGTTTGAAAAGCTGGCAAAAGAAATAGCAGGTGATCAAAAGGTAGTCAACCGTGCGGCCAGTGAGCCTGCTACTGGAAGTCCAACAAGAGGAGGAATTCCAGAGACGAAAGCTGTACGCAGCGGGGATATCTACGTGGTCACAGGGAGAAAAACGTTTACTTCAATGGCGGAACAATTGGACTACTATATTGTTTCTGCTTATGTAGAGGATTTAGATCAGGTAGGGTGGTTTCTCATTGATCGTCATCAGCCAGGCATCCGGGTAGATAAAACCTGGGATACGCTAGGTATGCGCGGCACAGCCAGCCATGACCTTGTATTAGAGGAAGTAGAGCTGGACGTGGAAAGTCTCGTGGAAATGAAAGGGGAAGGGAAGCCTGCTCCTAAGGGATGGCTACTTCATATTCCTGCCTGCTACTTAGGCATAGCGGTAGCAGCACGGAACGATGCGATTGAATTTGCTAAATCCTTTCAGCCGAACAGTCTGGATACTCCGATTTCCGAAACCGCTCATATTCAGGATAAAATTGGCGAGATGGAATGGAAGCTTATTCAAGCACATAGCTTTATGTACGCTACTGCAAGGAAATGGGATGAAGAACCGGAAAATCGCAGATATATGGGATCCGAACTTGCCACTGTGAAATTGGCTGTGACTAATGCGGCTAATGATGTAGTAGATTTAGCTATGAGAATTGCAGGCGGGAGAGGGTTGTCCAAAAAATATCCTTTTGAAAAATATTACCGTGATGTAAGAGCCGGGCTTCATAACCCTCCTATGGATGACGCTGTATTACGAATGTTAGCTGGAAAAGCTCTGGAAGACTAA